One part of the Dermacentor silvarum isolate Dsil-2018 chromosome 6, BIME_Dsil_1.4, whole genome shotgun sequence genome encodes these proteins:
- the LOC119455726 gene encoding tissue factor pathway inhibitor, which translates to MRRQSLSFTGTFPAARVTARSAHRPRHASPARTSTRAPWRPAETGTPSDIARQDGGREVYLNGAAQSGVNLFTDDRAGSHLSTMLRVCALAALLVLAISFQGASAQGKPNLCYLPPRTGLCLAYFPSFYYDSSSGTCRSFVYGGCQGNENRFVSYEECIRACG; encoded by the exons ATGAGGAGGCAATCCCTTTCCTTTACGGGCACATTTCCTGCCGCCCGCGTAACTGCACGCAGCGCCCATAGACCGCGGCACGCATCTCCTGCGCGCACTTCGACACGTGCGCCATGGCGCCCTGCGGAAACCGGAACCCCGAGTGACATTGCTCGGCAGGATGGAGGTCGTGAAGTATATTTAAACGGTGCCGCCCAGTCTGGAGTGAATCTCTTCACGGACGACCGCGCGGGATCTCACCTGTCAACGATGCTTCGAGTGTGTGCTTTGGCGGCCTTGCTTGTTCTGGCCATCTCCTTCCAGG GCGCCAGTGCGCAAGGCAAGCCAAACCTGTGCTACCTACCCCCTCGTACGGGTCTGTGCCTCGCCTACTTCCCATCGTTCTACTACGACAGCTCCTCCGGAACATGCCGCTCGTTCGTCTACGGCGGATGCCAGGGAAACGAAAACCGATTCGTCTCGTACGAGGAATGCATCCGCGCCTGCGGTTGA